The proteins below come from a single Triticum aestivum cultivar Chinese Spring chromosome 5D, IWGSC CS RefSeq v2.1, whole genome shotgun sequence genomic window:
- the LOC123121706 gene encoding STOREKEEPER protein, giving the protein MAPKRSAATAWGSPSDASDAEGDAGHGRRDRDDPPSDTDPSKTPPPNPNPKSSAAAPSSTPSVAADSAAAGSDSGGTYDSDAEAHRRPAPKPAASSPKPGGKPRARSPGINSDSYNSEDSDAEADRRLAAPKAAPSSPKPGGKPRARSPGINSDSEDSAAPVASDADLDPAAGADSEDDNVSPLRSARRPRAEASIIKPISSRPMDSPPRGSASASEPRVKRPRSAAISAPSPDPLKRPSRLWSHGDELLILRGLATYRAKSGVLPGSTNDIGKLHSHIRAQLSVRVSTTQLSDKVRRLKQKYQLLATRAKNGREQELHTPHDRSIYEHAKKVWGLVGSGGGDGGGSGYENYGGGDSDELQYSGDSDDDMESQRDDRYHIKNRKVRPITAANGNGIGLGAVNANGRGKSGLEKGKDAYPYLWETVEELSKEHPSGAAFKKAFEVLEGSKARAIEEKLRRFRLTEIRQQLRRMDLMKETVRMVLDALESAD; this is encoded by the coding sequence atgGCGCCCAAGCGCTCCGCCGCCACGGCGTGGGGGTCCCCGTCCGACGCCTCCGACGCGGAGGGCGACGCGGGCCACGGCCGCCGCGACCGCGACGACCCCCCCTCTGACACCGACCCCTCCAAGACCCCGCCGCCCAACCCTAACCCTAagtcgtccgccgccgcgccctcctccaCCCCCTCCGTCGCGGccgactccgccgccgccggatccgacTCCGGGGGCACCTACGACTCCGACGCCGAGgcgcaccgccgccccgcgcccaagcccgccgcctcctcgcccaaGCCCGGCGGCAAGCCCAGGGCGCGCTCCCCCGGCATCAACTCCGACTCCTACAACTCCGAGGACTCCGACGCCGAGGCCGACCGCCGTCTCGCCGCTCCCAAGGCCGCCCCCTCGTCGCCCAAGCCCGGCGGCAAGCCCAGGGCGCGCTCCCCCGGCATCAACTCCGACTCCGAGGACTCCGCCGCGCCCGTGGCCTCGGACGCCGACCTCGACCCGGCCGCCGGCGCCGACTCTGAAGACGACAACGTCTCGCCGCTCCGCTCCGCGCGCCGCCCCCGCGCGGAGGCATCCATCATCAAACCCATCAGCTCCCGCCCCATGGACTCGCCGCCCCGCGGCAGCGCCTCTGCCTCGGAGCCGCGCGTCAAGCGCCCCCGCAGCGCCGCCATATCAGCGCCCTCTCCGGACCCGCTGAAGCGCCCGTCGCGGCTCTGGAGCCATGGCGACGAGCTTCTCATCCTGCGCGGCCTCGCCACATACCGCGCCAAGAGCGGCGTGCTCCCTGGTTCCACCAATGACATCGGTAAGCTCCACAGCCACATCCGTGCCCAGCTCAGTGTTAGGGTATCCACCACGCAGCTCAGTGACAAGGTCCGGCGCCTCAAGCAGAAGTACCAGTTACTTGCCACCCGTGCCAAGAATGGACGGGAGCAAGAATTGCACACTCCTCATGACCGCAGCATCTATGAGCATGCCAAGAAGGTTTGGGGGTTGGTTGGTagtggtggtggtgatggaggaggcaGTGGGTATGAGAATTATGGTGGTGGTGATAGTGATGAATTGCAATACAGCGGAGATAGTGATGATGATATGGAGAGTCAGCGGGATGACCGCTACCACATCAAGAACCGGAAGGTGAGGCCAATTACAGCGGCCAATGGCAATGGGATTGGGCTTGGGGCTGTCAATGCCAATGGCAGAGGGAAAAGCGGGCTTGAGAAGGGGAAGGATGCATATCCCTACCTGTGGGAGACTGTTGAGGAGCTGTCCAAGGAGCATCCGAGTGGTGCGGCATTCAAGAAGGCATTTGAGGTGCTCGAAGGATCAAAAGCGCGGGCCATTGAGGAAAAGCTGAGGAGGTTTAGGTTGACGGAGATCAGACAGCAGCTGCGTAGGATGGACCTGATGAAGGAGACGGTGAGGATGGTGCTCGATGCCCTTGAGAGTGCTGACTGA